A genomic segment from Acyrthosiphon pisum isolate AL4f chromosome A3, pea_aphid_22Mar2018_4r6ur, whole genome shotgun sequence encodes:
- the LOC107884862 gene encoding uncharacterized protein LOC107884862, translating to MITKDFQRLPEISKDYHRFPNICTLITKSGLPLDVLVDSDVNEKTKNTTTSDKYPKYVDCNETLVELGYFKWITGFRSECRKAACLVKTELFFGLFYLFCKIILQDVCECRKKINKSSLVKSYLEQSMLFFQGHYKNIKQT from the exons ATGATTACCAAAGATTTCCAAAGATTGCCAGAGATTTCCAAAGATTACCACAGATTTCCAAACATTTGTACACTGATTACCAAGAGTGGTTTACCCCTCgatgtattag ttgattCAGATGtcaatgaaaaaactaaaaatacaacaaCTTCGGACAAATATCCTAAGTATGTGGATTGTAATGAAACATTGGTGGAACTGGGTTATTTTAAATGGATAACTGGTTTTCGATCGGAATGCCGTAAGGCTGCATGTCTTGTTAAGACAGAACTTTTTTTTGGGTTATTCTATTTGTTTtgtaa GATTATACTACAAGACGTTTGTGAatgcagaaaaaaaattaataaatcatctCTTGTGAAATCTTATCTAGAACAATCTATGTTGTTTTTTCAAGGAcactataaaaacataaaacaa ACTTAA